A genomic region of Epinephelus moara isolate mb chromosome 23, YSFRI_EMoa_1.0, whole genome shotgun sequence contains the following coding sequences:
- the pmch gene encoding pro-MCH, which produces MISVYSALYTLLLFSELSRHSVTAAMPATKGDDSLSEQDGLFLGDKPMSEPAGVPPVYRRSLMLDTNEMIEDGRPRIIIASDMGLRGRSIRGLNPAFTRTFPLLTDQSLSHTPAEHSLKIDRRNTDQDLLRCMIGRVYRPCWVE; this is translated from the exons ATGATCTCTGTTTACTCTGCTCTGTACACTCTTCTGCTGTTCTCTGAGCTGAGCAGACACTCGGTCACTGCAGCCATGCCCGCAACTAAAGGAGACGACAGCTTATCGGAGCAAGATGGCCTGTTCCTAGGGGACAAGCCCATGTCTGAGCCTGCTGGGGTTCCTCCTGTGTACAGACGAAGCCTCATGCTGGACACCAACGAGATGATTGAAGATGGAAGACCTAGAATCATCATCGCCTCA GACATGGGGCTGAGAGGACGCAGTATTCGTGGGCTGAACCCGGCCTTCACCCGGACCTTCCCTCTGCTCACAGACCAAAGCTTGAGCCACACTCCCGCTGAGCACAGTTTGAAAATCGATCGCAGAAACACCGACCAAGACT TGCTGCGGTGTATGATAGGAAGAGTGTACCGACCCTGCTGGGTAGAATAA